The following coding sequences lie in one Trichoderma breve strain T069 chromosome 1, whole genome shotgun sequence genomic window:
- a CDS encoding 6,7-dimethyl-8-ribityllumazine synthase domain-containing protein, whose translation MSSLKGPAPQHHDGSGLRIGIVHARWNTTIIEPLLAGTKAKLLEAGVKESNIVIQSCPGSWELPIAVQRLFSASQIQSNASGAPSATDLLGASTHDLTALSAGDSSGPFDAIIAIGVLIKGETMHFEYIADSVSQGLMRVQLDIGIPVIFGVLTVLTEEQAKSRAGISTSAEGKGHNHGEDWGLAAVEMGVKKNEWASGKIQG comes from the exons ATGTCTTCTCTCAAGGGCCCTGCTCCTCAGCACCACGACGGCTCCGGCCTTCGCATCGGCATCGTCCACGCCCGCTGgaacaccaccatcatcgaGCCTCTCCTGGCCGGCACAAAAgcgaagctgctggaggccGGCGTCAAGGAGTCCAACATTGTGATTCAGTCTTGCCCAGGCTCGTGGGAGCTCCCCATTGCTGTTCAGCG ACTATTCTCTGCCTCTCAGATTCAGTCCAATGCTTCCGGCGCTCCCTCAGCTACCGACCTCCTCGGTGCTTCCACCCACGACCTAACCGCTCTCTCCGCCGGCGACTCCAGCGGACCTTTTGACGCAATCATTGCCATTGGCGTGCTCATCAAGGGCGAGACCATGCACTTTGAGTACATTGCCGATTCCGTCTCCCAGGGCCTCATGCGCGTCCAGCTCGACATCGGCATCCCCGTCATCTTCGGCGTTCTGACCGTGCTCACTGAGGAGCAGGCAAAGTCCCGCGCGGGTATTAGCACGAGCGCCGAGGGCAAGGGCCACAACCACGGAGAAGATTGGGGCCTAGCGGCTGTGGAGATGGGCGTCAAGAAGAACGAGTGGGCAAGCGGAAAGATCCAGGGCTAA
- a CDS encoding cation efflux family domain-containing protein, with the protein MTSPNRPWLSHDDSYYHSSLHTRTNTLTSLIRTRSQQSLTSPRPAPPTPRHLVDDEETGSMRNSWMRNEDEDIERLLRDESRLSQILLGPQARSLKLIGRSNPRYRWEQYWKTKEQLNDMKKPICEFYQRTNSLIQQYMYIDCLLDSSIPHELLNEYANELEASAFKPVDIPDTIAEETPQASYQTQSHLNQIAGSYGSINNFASGHNSSSSSTLKTAHEDDEEAGPQPNLPWLEDADLDHDDPIVALAIWINLIANVILLAGKIAVIISVPSMSVLAALVDAVLDLLSTAIVWTTTRLISSSQRDQHNYPVGRSRLEPLGVLVFSVIMVTSFCQVSLECIQRLAGPDHQVLQLGLPAIIIMITTIVIKGGCWLWCRLVKNSSVRALADDAITDVIFNIGSILFPLVGFYGRIWWLDASGGLLLSLVVIIIWSRTSAQHIRNLTGFSAQPDERNLLLYLTMRFATAIRQIQNLRAYHAGDKLFVEVDIVLSANTPLKDSHDLSEVLTYFLESVPIVDRAFVHVDYLSYNAPTHMLKQPAS; encoded by the exons ATGACTTCGCCAAACCGGCCTTGGCTTAGCCATGACGATAGTTACTACCATTCTTCCTTGCATACGCGGACAAACACCCTGACATCACTGATCCGGACCCGATCTCAACAAAGCCTAACAAGTCCACGGCCAGCACCTCCGACGCCGCGCCATCTCGTAGACGATGAGGAGACAGGGTCCATGCGCAATTCCTGGATGCgcaacgaagatgaagacatcGAGAGACTCTTGCGGGATGAGAGTCGATTGTCACAAATTCTTCTTGGCCCGCAGGCGCGGAGCTTGAAGCTCATTGGGAGAAGTAACCCGCGATATCGCTGGGAACAGTATTGGAAGACAAAGGAACAGCTCAATGACATGAAGAAGCCTAT CTGTGAATTTTACCAGAGAACGAATTCTCTGATCCagcaatacatgtatattgACTGTCTTCTCGACTCTTCTATCCCCCACGAGTTGTTGAATGAGTATGCCAACGAATTAGAGGCTTCAGCTTTTAAGCCTGTTGATATCCCTGATACTATAGCTGAAGAAACCCCCCAAGCCTCATATCAAACTCAATCACACCTGAACCAGATCGCCGGGTCATATGGCTCGATTAACAACTTTGCCAGCGGACACAATAGTAGCTCATCATCTACACTCAAAACAGCA cacgaggatgacgag GAAGCTGGCCCGCAACCAAATCTTCCGTGGCTGGAAGACGCTGATCTGGACCATGACGACCCTATTGTGGCCTTGGCTATTTGGATCAACCTGATCGCGAACGTTATTCTCCTGGCAGGTAAaattgccgtcatcatctcagTCCCATCCATGTCCGTTCTCGCGGCTCTAGTTGACGCAGTTCTCGATTTGCTGAGTACTGCCATCGTCTGGACTACAACCCGGctgatatcatcaagccaACGGGATCAGCATAACTATCCTGTTGGACGATCACG ACTTGAACCTCTCGGGGTGCTGGTTTTCTCGGTCATCATGGTAACCTCTTTCTGCCAAGTCAGCCTGGAATGTATCCAGCGACTTGCTGGACCAGACCACCAAGTCCTCCAATTAGGCCTGCCAGCCATCATTATCATGATAACGACTATTGTAATCAAGGGTGGCTGTTGGCTGTGGTGCCGCCTCGTCAAAAATTCAAGTGTCCGAGCCCT AGCTGATGATGCAATTACGGATGTCATATTTAATATTGGCTCCATCTTGTTTCCCCTGG TTGGCTTCTATGGCCGAATCTGGTGGCTCGACGCTTCCGGTGGTCTTCTCCTTTCCCtcgttgtcatcatcatctggagCCGCACCTCGGCTCAACACATCCGCAACCTAACCGGCTTCTCTGCCCAACCTGATGAGCGAAACCTGCTTCTCTATCTCACCATGCGCTTTGCCACCGCCATCCGCCAGATTCAAAACCTGCGCGCGTATCACGCGGGTGACAAGCTCTTCGTGGAGGTGGATATTGTGCTCTCAGCCAACACACCGCTTAAGGATAGCCATGACTTGAGTGAGGTGCTGACCTATTTCCTCGAGTCGGTGCCCATTGTAGACCGGGCGTTTGTTCACGTAGATTACTTGAGCTATAATGCGCCAACGCACATGCTCAAACAACCTGCTTCATGA